One Streptomyces sp. NBC_00223 genomic window carries:
- a CDS encoding NAD(P)/FAD-dependent oxidoreductase, with translation MGRTVAVIGGGYGGAAVAKALDEDTEVILIEPKDAFVHAAGSLRALVQPEWAGNIFFPYDKLLRRGRVIRERATSVDPGGVTLASGERVGADYLVLATGSDYPYPAKTDTDLSGEALARLRATHAELTDARRVLIVGAGPVGLELSGEIKAVWPDKRVTVLDPAERLVPGFDPAMNTELHRQLDGLGVELRLGTALAEQPPTEPGRAKTFTVGTVGASGAAAEEITADIWFRCYGVRADTGYLSGGLLPARTPQGRVRVTERLNVEGQGRVYALGDVTDLAEAKMAGYAMRHAAVVAANILAQVRGEEPTAVYRPSPVPSVILPLGPTGGVGQVPTPDGPSLLSAEEVARYKGTDLFIGRFVELFGTA, from the coding sequence ATGGGTCGTACCGTCGCGGTCATCGGTGGGGGTTACGGGGGCGCCGCCGTCGCGAAGGCGTTGGACGAGGACACCGAGGTGATCCTGATCGAGCCCAAAGACGCATTCGTGCACGCCGCCGGGTCCCTGCGCGCGCTGGTCCAACCGGAATGGGCGGGCAACATCTTCTTTCCCTATGACAAACTCCTGCGGCGCGGCCGGGTGATCCGCGAGCGCGCCACCTCGGTGGACCCGGGTGGTGTCACCCTGGCCTCCGGCGAGCGGGTCGGCGCCGACTACCTCGTGCTCGCCACCGGCTCCGACTACCCCTACCCGGCCAAGACGGACACCGACCTGTCCGGCGAGGCGCTGGCGCGGCTGCGGGCCACGCACGCGGAACTCACCGACGCCCGGCGGGTGCTGATCGTCGGCGCGGGGCCGGTCGGTCTGGAGCTCTCCGGCGAGATCAAGGCGGTGTGGCCGGACAAGCGGGTGACCGTCCTCGATCCGGCCGAGCGGCTCGTGCCCGGTTTCGATCCGGCGATGAATACGGAACTGCACCGCCAACTCGACGGGTTGGGTGTGGAGTTGCGGCTCGGTACGGCACTCGCCGAGCAGCCGCCGACCGAGCCGGGACGGGCGAAGACGTTCACGGTCGGCACGGTCGGCGCTTCGGGCGCCGCGGCGGAGGAGATCACGGCCGACATCTGGTTCCGCTGCTACGGGGTGCGCGCCGACACCGGCTATCTGAGCGGAGGACTGCTGCCCGCCCGTACGCCGCAGGGCCGGGTCCGGGTCACCGAACGGCTCAACGTCGAGGGCCAGGGCCGCGTGTACGCGCTCGGCGACGTCACCGACCTCGCCGAGGCGAAGATGGCCGGGTACGCGATGCGGCACGCCGCGGTCGTCGCGGCGAACATCCTCGCCCAGGTGCGGGGTGAGGAGCCCACGGCGGTGTACCGGCCCTCCCCCGTCCCCTCGGTCATCCTTCCGCTGGGCCCGACCGGCGGGGTCGGCCAAGTGCCCACGCCCGACGGGCCGTCGCTGCTGTCGGCGGAGGAGGTCGCCCGCTACAAGGGGACGGACCTGTTCATCGGGAGGTTCGTCGAGCTGTTCGGCACGGCGTGA
- a CDS encoding oxygenase MpaB family protein, which produces MRDAGIRDAAMPDADPGLFGPGSVTWQLHGDPVMWVAGVRALYLQALHPRAVRGVVQNSDFRRDAWGRLLRTASFVGEITYGTAPAAERAGARIRGIHRRLSATDPDTGERFGVDDPELLLWVHCAEIDSYLHVARRSGFPLTDAHADAYVDEQRVAARLVGLDPAAVPADTAALARYFDRVRPRLAVTPEAYEVDRFLAAPPVPWSLVPLRLAVWRAVAGTAFAALPPYAQELYGRPVSSSAAADRRLRAAGRLLRAVPATLRWQLPPGHILKAVARLGPGARPSAGRLPADVAPDRPPADRNPDMP; this is translated from the coding sequence ATGCGCGACGCGGGCATACGTGACGCGGCCATGCCCGACGCGGACCCCGGGCTCTTCGGACCCGGCTCGGTGACCTGGCAACTGCACGGCGACCCCGTGATGTGGGTGGCCGGCGTACGCGCCCTCTACCTCCAGGCGCTGCATCCGCGAGCCGTCCGCGGTGTCGTGCAGAACTCCGACTTCCGCCGCGACGCGTGGGGACGGCTGCTGCGCACGGCCTCGTTCGTCGGCGAGATCACCTACGGCACCGCGCCCGCCGCCGAGCGGGCCGGCGCCCGGATACGCGGTATCCACCGCAGGCTCTCCGCGACCGACCCGGACACGGGGGAGCGGTTCGGCGTCGACGACCCCGAACTCCTGCTGTGGGTGCACTGCGCCGAGATCGACTCGTATCTGCACGTCGCCCGCCGCTCCGGCTTCCCGCTCACCGACGCGCACGCCGACGCCTACGTCGACGAGCAGCGCGTGGCCGCCCGGCTGGTCGGTCTCGACCCCGCCGCCGTGCCCGCCGACACCGCCGCGCTGGCCCGCTACTTCGACCGGGTCCGCCCGCGCCTTGCCGTGACCCCCGAGGCGTACGAGGTGGACCGCTTCCTCGCCGCGCCGCCCGTGCCGTGGTCCCTGGTGCCGCTGCGGCTCGCCGTGTGGCGGGCGGTCGCCGGCACCGCCTTCGCGGCCCTGCCGCCGTACGCCCAGGAGCTGTACGGCCGCCCGGTGTCCTCCTCGGCCGCGGCCGACCGCCGGCTGCGCGCCGCCGGACGGCTGCTGCGGGCCGTACCCGCCACCCTTCGGTGGCAACTGCCGCCGGGCCACATCCTCAAGGCCGTCGCCCGGCTCGGCCCCGGCGCCCGCCCGTCGGCGGGCCGGCTGCCCGCCGACGTAGCGCCGGACCGTCCACCGGCCGACAGAAATCCCGATATGCCCTGA
- the crcB gene encoding fluoride efflux transporter CrcB — MNWLLVIAGAMVGAPARYLTDRTVQTRHDSVFPWGTLTVNTVGCAILGLLTGAVTEGAASPHLQLLIGTGLCGALTTYSTFSYETLRLAEEGARFYAVANVVASLAAGLGAAFTGSVVAQAIWG, encoded by the coding sequence GTGAACTGGCTGCTCGTGATCGCCGGGGCCATGGTGGGCGCCCCCGCGCGCTACCTCACCGACCGTACGGTGCAGACCCGGCACGACAGCGTCTTCCCGTGGGGCACCCTCACCGTCAACACCGTGGGCTGCGCGATCCTCGGGCTGCTCACCGGAGCGGTCACCGAGGGCGCCGCCTCCCCGCACCTCCAGCTGCTGATCGGCACCGGGCTGTGCGGCGCCTTGACGACGTACTCGACCTTCTCCTACGAGACGCTGCGGCTCGCCGAGGAAGGAGCGCGCTTCTACGCCGTGGCCAATGTCGTGGCGAGTCTCGCGGCGGGCCTGGGCGCCGCGTTCACGGGCTCGGTGGTCGCCCAGGCGATCTGGGGCTGA
- a CDS encoding MarR family winged helix-turn-helix transcriptional regulator — translation MGKSADGKMGVVTALVRASFLVNAVYAESSREYGITAQQGQLLCVLMVQPYGMSELGGTLGLAKSSLTGLVDRTAQRGLVRREPDPRDGRAIRVALTEEGGALAERFYAGTCRRIDELSVGLDDGDRGTLADLLSRVVRDNEVPVVFAEPAEPAEPAEQDAAAGPAAGPAATPAAR, via the coding sequence ATGGGGAAATCAGCGGACGGGAAAATGGGGGTCGTTACCGCGCTGGTGCGTGCCTCATTTCTGGTGAATGCCGTGTACGCCGAGTCGAGCCGGGAGTACGGAATCACCGCGCAGCAGGGGCAGCTGCTCTGTGTGCTGATGGTGCAGCCGTACGGCATGAGCGAACTCGGCGGGACGCTGGGGCTGGCCAAGTCGAGCCTGACCGGGCTGGTGGACCGCACCGCCCAGCGCGGCCTGGTGCGCCGCGAGCCCGACCCGAGGGACGGCCGGGCGATCCGGGTCGCGCTCACCGAGGAGGGCGGCGCGCTCGCGGAGAGGTTCTACGCCGGGACCTGCCGGCGGATCGACGAGCTGTCCGTGGGCCTGGACGACGGCGACCGCGGCACGCTCGCGGACCTGCTCAGCCGGGTGGTGCGGGACAACGAGGTGCCGGTCGTCTTCGCCGAACCGGCTGAACCGGCTGAACCGGCCGAGCAGGACGCGGCCGCGGGCCCGGCCGCGGGCCCGGCCGCGACCCCGGCCGCGCGCTGA
- the crcB gene encoding fluoride efflux transporter CrcB: protein MAEPSTAHPVDPDVDLSVPAQREEIRPRESPVLAVIAVGGAIGASARYGAALLWPTASGAFPWTTLLVNSLGCAVIGVFMVLLTEVWAAHRLVRPFFGTGVLGGFTTFSTYATDVGRLVDGGQPRTALAYLALTLAAALASVWVAAALTRRTVRRERAQEAQ, encoded by the coding sequence ATGGCAGAGCCCTCGACGGCCCACCCGGTCGACCCCGACGTCGATCTGAGCGTGCCCGCCCAGCGCGAGGAGATCCGGCCGCGCGAGAGCCCGGTCCTCGCGGTGATCGCCGTCGGCGGCGCGATCGGCGCGTCGGCCCGCTACGGAGCCGCGCTGCTCTGGCCGACCGCGTCCGGTGCCTTCCCCTGGACGACCCTGCTGGTCAACTCCCTGGGCTGCGCGGTCATCGGCGTCTTCATGGTGCTCCTGACCGAGGTGTGGGCCGCGCACCGGCTGGTCCGGCCGTTCTTCGGTACCGGCGTGCTCGGCGGCTTCACCACCTTCTCGACCTACGCCACGGATGTCGGGCGCCTGGTCGACGGCGGTCAGCCCCGGACCGCCCTCGCGTATCTCGCCCTCACACTGGCGGCCGCACTCGCCTCGGTGTGGGTGGCGGCGGCGTTGACCCGCCGGACCGTCCGGCGCGAGCGCGCCCAGGAGGCACAGTGA